A single window of Flavobacteriales bacterium DNA harbors:
- the hpt gene encoding hypoxanthine phosphoribosyltransferase: MITTPNYIRLGDKQFELMITAEKIRERVAAMGHELVQLLGDERPVVLVVLKGAFVFAADLLRQLPYSLEVHFVQLSSYKGDRSSGRVKVPLPYGGEVAGQSFLIIEDIVDTGLTLSRLMEDLMSDGAVQVRVASFLCKPDVLKDRMRVDMVGFDIPPEFVVGYGLDYDEMGRHLAHVYKVADAGDMERL; this comes from the coding sequence ATGATAACCACACCAAATTACATCCGACTGGGCGACAAACAATTTGAGTTGATGATCACCGCTGAAAAGATCCGGGAGCGGGTGGCGGCAATGGGGCACGAGCTTGTGCAGTTGCTGGGGGATGAACGCCCCGTGGTGTTGGTGGTGTTGAAAGGCGCCTTCGTGTTTGCCGCCGATCTGTTGCGCCAACTGCCCTATTCGCTGGAGGTGCATTTTGTGCAATTGTCGTCATACAAAGGTGACCGGTCGTCGGGTCGGGTGAAAGTTCCATTGCCATACGGCGGGGAGGTGGCCGGACAATCATTTCTCATTATCGAGGATATCGTGGACACGGGATTGACGTTGAGCAGGCTGATGGAAGATCTGATGTCCGATGGTGCAGTGCAGGTGCGTGTGGCGTCGTTTCTATGCAAACCGGACGTGTTGAAGGACAGGATGCGGGTGGATATGGTCGGTTTTGATATTCCGCCGGAATTTGTGGTGGGATATGGATTGGATTATGATGAGATGGGACGGCATCTGGCGCATGTATACAAGGTAGCGGATGCCGGAGACATGGAACGTTTATAG
- a CDS encoding adenylate kinase — protein sequence MLNIVLFGPPGAGKGTQAAKLIEKYQLVHLSTGDILRSEIAAGTELGLKAKGLMDEGKLVPDEVVIGMIRSKIENNRAAKGFIFDGFPRTAPQAEALDRLLDEKNAPITTMLALEVDKDELVRRLLNRGKDSGRADDQDPAIIEKRIEEYNSKTAVLKDYYSAQQKCIVIHGIGSIDDIFGSLCKAIDRYQTVS from the coding sequence ATGTTAAATATTGTGCTGTTTGGACCTCCGGGTGCCGGCAAAGGTACCCAGGCTGCAAAACTCATTGAAAAGTATCAACTTGTTCACCTGTCGACCGGCGACATTCTCCGCAGTGAGATCGCGGCCGGCACGGAGCTTGGCCTGAAGGCAAAAGGCCTGATGGATGAAGGTAAGCTTGTTCCGGATGAAGTGGTGATCGGTATGATCCGTTCTAAAATCGAAAACAACCGCGCTGCCAAAGGGTTTATTTTCGACGGCTTTCCGCGCACGGCCCCACAGGCCGAGGCCCTCGATCGTTTGCTGGATGAAAAGAATGCGCCCATCACCACCATGCTCGCGCTGGAGGTGGACAAAGACGAATTGGTGCGCAGGTTGCTGAACCGCGGTAAAGATTCGGGTCGGGCGGATGACCAGGATCCGGCCATCATCGAAAAACGCATCGAGGAATACAACTCGAAAACAGCCGTACTCAAGGATTACTACAGTGCCCAGCAAAAGTGCATTGTGATCCACGGCATCGGCTCGATTGATGATATCTTCGGTTCGTTGTGCAAAGCGATTGACCGCTACCAGACGGTTTCCTGA
- the obgE gene encoding GTPase ObgE encodes MSNFVDYVKICCRSGKGGAGSAHFHRDKFTSKGGPDGGDGGRGGHIILRGNRQLWTLLPLKYRKHVIAGAGVNGSRVLRTGAMGRDVILEVPLGTVARDAESGEVHFEITEEGEEKILVAGGRGGLGNAHFKTPTNQTPRHAQPGEPGREEWKILELKVLADVGLVGFPNAGKSTLLSKITAAKPEIGDYPFTTLVPNLGIVPYYEHKSFIMADIPGIIEGAHEGKGLGLRFLRHIERNSILLFMIPADAKDIRKEYKILLNELHMHNPDLMDKTRILAISKSDMLDEELLEEMKAELPDVPYIFISSHTGQGLDQLKDMLWKALNSDPVENPTL; translated from the coding sequence TTGTCAAACTTTGTCGACTATGTAAAAATCTGCTGTCGCTCCGGGAAGGGCGGGGCGGGATCGGCGCATTTTCATCGCGATAAGTTCACATCCAAAGGCGGCCCTGACGGTGGCGACGGCGGACGTGGCGGGCACATCATCCTGCGTGGCAACCGCCAGCTCTGGACCCTCCTGCCGCTCAAATACCGCAAGCATGTAATCGCGGGGGCCGGCGTGAACGGATCCCGTGTGCTGAGAACCGGCGCCATGGGCAGGGACGTGATCCTGGAAGTGCCGCTGGGTACGGTGGCCCGTGATGCGGAATCCGGCGAGGTGCATTTTGAGATCACCGAAGAAGGCGAAGAAAAAATTTTGGTGGCAGGCGGCAGGGGCGGGCTCGGAAATGCGCATTTCAAGACGCCGACCAACCAAACACCCAGGCATGCCCAACCCGGTGAACCGGGGCGTGAAGAGTGGAAAATACTTGAGCTGAAAGTGCTGGCGGATGTCGGACTGGTGGGTTTTCCCAACGCCGGTAAATCCACCCTGCTTTCCAAAATCACCGCGGCCAAACCCGAAATCGGCGACTATCCTTTTACCACGCTGGTGCCCAACCTGGGCATTGTGCCGTACTATGAACACAAGAGCTTCATCATGGCCGACATCCCTGGCATCATTGAAGGTGCACATGAAGGGAAAGGATTGGGTTTGCGTTTTCTCCGGCATATCGAACGGAATTCCATCCTGCTGTTCATGATACCTGCCGATGCAAAGGACATTCGCAAGGAGTACAAGATCCTGCTGAACGAGCTCCACATGCACAACCCCGACCTGATGGACAAAACCCGCATCCTGGCCATCTCCAAGTCCGACATGCTGGATGAGGAATTGTTGGAGGAGATGAAAGCCGAGTTGCCGGATGTGCCGTACATTTTCATTTCATCTCATACCGGACAAGGACTGGATCAGCTGAAGGACATGCTGTGGAAGGCGCTGAACAGTGACCCGGTGGAAAACCCGACCTTATGA
- a CDS encoding phosphatase PAP2 family protein, with translation MNALQRFDEWLFLLLNGFHARGFDQLMVAVTSAYAWIPVAAILMYVSINKLGKNALWLWLFAVVAVVVSDQICWYGFKEVFQRLRPCKETRLLPFIHMLVGCGGKYGFVSSHAANSFTAAFFLGNILKSHRRWVYPLLIAWACLVSYSRIYVGKHYPFDVLGGALLGWMLAWVFGKLYLAFMNKYAFR, from the coding sequence ATGAATGCCCTGCAGCGGTTCGACGAGTGGTTGTTCCTGCTGCTGAACGGGTTCCATGCCCGGGGATTTGACCAGCTGATGGTGGCGGTCACATCCGCTTATGCCTGGATACCTGTTGCTGCCATCCTGATGTATGTGTCCATCAACAAGCTGGGAAAAAACGCCCTGTGGTTGTGGTTGTTTGCAGTTGTAGCTGTTGTTGTGTCGGACCAGATCTGTTGGTATGGATTCAAGGAGGTGTTTCAACGTTTGAGGCCTTGCAAGGAAACGCGTTTGCTTCCTTTTATACATATGCTGGTGGGATGTGGCGGTAAGTACGGTTTTGTTAGCTCGCATGCAGCCAACAGTTTTACTGCTGCTTTCTTTCTCGGAAACATATTAAAATCACACCGACGTTGGGTATATCCTTTGCTGATCGCATGGGCATGCCTGGTATCCTACAGTCGCATCTACGTGGGCAAGCACTACCCGTTTGATGTGTTGGGGGGTGCCTTGCTGGGGTGGATGCTGGCATGGGTCTTCGGCAAATTGTACCTTGCGTTCATGAACAAATACGCTTTCAGATGA
- the crcB gene encoding fluoride efflux transporter CrcB yields MGLRQIVPCVHEQIRFQMIGWLAVFFGGGMGSLARYGVARWVSAMGWSGYPYATFIANMASCLVLGVMVKFFSARPELDTAWKLLVLVGFCGGFSTFSTFSHETVLLMREGQLGWAVMNVLLSVSACVGLLYILSRNPVS; encoded by the coding sequence ATGGGTCTTCGGCAAATTGTACCTTGCGTTCATGAACAAATACGCTTTCAGATGATCGGCTGGCTGGCGGTATTCTTCGGTGGCGGCATGGGTAGCCTGGCGCGTTACGGCGTGGCGCGGTGGGTATCGGCCATGGGCTGGAGCGGATATCCGTATGCAACCTTCATTGCCAACATGGCCAGCTGCCTCGTGTTGGGTGTGATGGTGAAATTCTTTTCCGCCCGTCCGGAACTGGACACGGCCTGGAAGCTGTTGGTGCTGGTAGGATTCTGCGGCGGGTTCAGCACTTTCTCCACCTTCAGTCATGAAACCGTGCTGCTGATGCGCGAGGGCCAGCTGGGCTGGGCCGTCATGAATGTGTTGCTCAGTGTATCGGCGTGTGTGGGTTTGCTGTATATCCTTTCAAGGAATCCCGTGTCATAA
- a CDS encoding DUF4177 domain-containing protein — translation MAKIYKVDPLKTGFFSGSLNPKKLEERLNQASKEGWTFDKSIHETKGKILKREAHFLVFTKEA, via the coding sequence ATGGCGAAAATTTACAAAGTGGATCCGCTGAAAACAGGATTTTTCAGCGGCTCACTCAATCCCAAGAAACTGGAGGAAAGACTGAACCAGGCATCAAAGGAAGGTTGGACATTCGACAAATCCATCCACGAAACAAAGGGAAAAATCCTGAAAAGGGAAGCACATTTCCTGGTCTTCACCAAGGAAGCATAG
- a CDS encoding response regulator transcription factor, translated as MIRTLIVDDEETTRNEIRKELSTHYPEVSIVGEATSATEAHQLIVEFKPDLVFLDVMLDKGSGFDLLSRFPEPAFHIVLITANNEYALHAFNYCKLRYIVKPIRPHALKSVLDDLIPQVALQRGQSEQVHPLPGEQRTRKTITVNVSDAIHVVSIGDIIRCEAEKNYTFFNISDGRKILVAKTLKEYDQALSAQGFIRIHQSHLINLVYVKTYIKKTGIIELSNGTLLPVSIRKREHLIAVLSQ; from the coding sequence ATGATCAGAACCCTAATCGTAGATGACGAGGAAACCACCCGAAATGAAATCCGCAAAGAACTATCCACCCATTACCCGGAAGTAAGTATTGTCGGTGAAGCAACCTCCGCAACGGAAGCCCATCAGCTGATCGTTGAGTTCAAACCTGACTTGGTTTTTCTGGATGTTATGCTGGATAAAGGAAGCGGATTCGATCTGTTGTCTCGTTTTCCGGAACCCGCTTTTCATATAGTGCTGATCACGGCAAATAACGAGTACGCCCTGCATGCTTTCAATTACTGCAAGCTGCGCTACATTGTGAAACCTATCCGCCCGCATGCCCTGAAGTCTGTATTGGATGACCTCATACCGCAGGTGGCACTGCAACGGGGGCAATCTGAACAGGTTCATCCCCTTCCCGGTGAGCAAAGAACAAGAAAGACCATCACCGTAAATGTATCTGATGCGATACACGTGGTATCCATCGGAGATATCATCCGATGTGAAGCCGAAAAGAATTATACTTTCTTCAACATTTCCGATGGAAGAAAAATCCTGGTGGCAAAAACACTAAAGGAATATGACCAGGCACTTTCCGCCCAAGGCTTCATACGCATCCATCAATCACATCTGATCAACCTGGTATATGTGAAAACATATATCAAGAAAACCGGAATCATCGAACTTTCCAACGGAACATTGCTTCCTGTATCTATCCGTAAACGCGAACATTTGATCGCCGTACTTAGTCAATAG
- the tnpA gene encoding IS200/IS605 family transposase, translating to MSTYSQIYIQIVFAVKHRDALIRPEWEERLYQYMTAVIQNKGQKMIAINGIPDHIHLFIGMKPTCCLSDLIREVKKVSTLFINERGFTKSKFQWQEGFGAFSYGHSQIDQVTRYVMRQKEHHRKITFYQEYMDFLEKFQVTYDEKYLFDPTE from the coding sequence ATGTCCACCTACTCACAGATTTATATCCAAATTGTTTTTGCCGTCAAACACCGGGATGCCTTGATCCGGCCCGAATGGGAAGAACGCCTCTACCAATATATGACAGCCGTTATTCAAAACAAAGGACAAAAAATGATCGCCATCAACGGCATCCCGGATCACATCCATTTGTTCATCGGCATGAAACCCACTTGTTGCCTGTCCGATCTCATCCGCGAAGTAAAAAAGGTGAGTACACTTTTCATCAACGAACGCGGATTCACAAAATCAAAATTTCAATGGCAGGAAGGGTTTGGAGCATTTTCATACGGTCATTCTCAAATTGATCAGGTAACACGGTATGTGATGCGACAAAAAGAACATCATCGCAAAATCACATTTTACCAGGAGTATATGGATTTCCTTGAAAAATTTCAAGTGACTTATGATGAGAAATACCTCTTTGATCCGACGGAATAG